A genome region from Mercenaria mercenaria strain notata chromosome 11, MADL_Memer_1, whole genome shotgun sequence includes the following:
- the LOC128547026 gene encoding collagen alpha-1(VIII) chain-like — translation MAGSLSPLTFISVISLFSFGWCMNFDDIIEDGLSVLGNTFEINLSVLEQKIADESIEIQEWLLRIGELERHVNVLKKDKMEAFRRRKRALKGPRLGMFVGKPGQPGRPGTPGRPGTMGKRGEKGHKGVAGPPGLRGPIGPYGPPGWIGPPGFIGAKGNKGEKGEKGFDGITGLTGDVGFIGYNGDHGQIGPPGMIGHIGFLGMPGPPGLSGDMGEIGSIGNPGEPGRPGVPGPVGVYGEPGLMGETGLMGPPGEIGYMGDKGEIGMPGDIGPWGPVGLPGPVYDPYAAMMAPMVVMAEGAPGAENCSDLDGGVRNCSSLDGKLAIQYNSKSLPAFYHPPPGAHVMPAEPMMGKSQMAYGPQAGKPQAMYGPPVYGKYYSAAYGHNIAYFDEEDKDILNEKDFNELINSTNPDLKGNDDNNVTESGNLSTSVNEQALLDDNTIEDENNGEVANVVTSSNKTIFTSAEVSSEEEEQTSAEDGAQENSSDETHSEDDISEEESKTNLEEN, via the exons ATGGCTGGTAGTTTGTCACCTCTTacttttatttcagtaatttctttattttcatttggaTGGTGCATGAACTTCGATGACATAATTGAAGACGGACTAAGTGTGTTAGGGAAtacttttgaaattaatttatctGTTTTAGAGCAAAAAATAGCAGATGAATCTATCGAAATCCAGGAATGGCTCTTACGTATAGGCGAGTTGGAGAGACATGTGAACGttcttaaaaaagataaaatggaaG caTTCCGCCGTAGGAAAAGAGCGTTGAAAGGTCCACGACTTGGCATGTTCGTTGGAAAACCTGGACAACCAG GTCGCCCTGGAACTCCTGGGAGGCCTGGAACGATGGGTAAACGTGGCGAAAAGGGTCACAAAGGTGTTGCCGGTCCACCCGGACTACGTGGGCCCATAGGGCCGTATGGACCACCAGGATGGATAGGCCCTCCGGGATTCATTGGTGCAAAAGGAAATAAAGGTGAAAAGGGGGAGAAAGGATTCGATGGTATCACTGGTCTTACGGGAGATGTTGGATTTATTGGGTATAACGGAGACCATGGTCAGATTGGTCCACCAGGTATGATAGGTCATATTGGCTTCCTCGGTATGCCAGGCCCGCCAGGATTAAGTGGAGATATGGGTGAAATTGGAAGCATTGGCAACCCCGGTGAACCGGGTCGACCTGGAGTTCCTGGTCCAGTAGGGGTTTATGGAGAACCTGGACTGATGGGTGAAACTGGATTAATGGGACCACCTGGTGAAATAGGATATATGGGCGATAAAGGGGAAATTGGAATGCCAGGAGATATTGGGCCATGGGGTCCAGTTGGGCTTCCTGGTCCTGTGTATGATCCGTATGCAGCTATGATGGCTCCGATGGTTGTTATGGCAGAGGGAGCGCCTGGAGCAGAAAACTGCTCAGATCTTGATGGTGGTGTACGTAATTGTTCATCTTTAGATGGAAAATTGGCAATCCAGTACAACAGCAAATCTTTACCAGCCTTCTACCATCCACCACCTGGAGCACATGTGATGCCTGCTGAGCCGATGATGGGAAAATCTCAAATGGCGTATGGGCCGCAAGCTGGAAAACCCCAGGCTATGTATGGACCTCCGGTCTATGGTAAATACTACTCAGCAGCATACGGACATAACATTGCGTATTTTGATGAAGAAGATAAAGACATATTGaatgaaaaagattttaatgAGCTTATCAACAGTACAAATCCAGATCTCAAGGGTAACGATGATAATAATGTAACTGAAAGTGGTAATCTAAGTACAAGTGTCAATGAACAAGCCCTTCTAGATGATAATACTATAGAAGATGAAAACAACGGCGAAGTTGCCAACGTAGTAACAAGCTCCAATAAAACCATCTTCACCTCTGCTGAAGTAAGCTCAGAAGAAGAAGAGCAAACATCTGCAGAGGACGGTGCGCAAGAAAACTCTTCAGATGAAACCCATTCAGAAGACGATATTTCAGAAGAAGAGAGCAAAACAAATTTAGAAGAAAATTAG